The genomic interval CGATCGATCAGATCACCGGCCAAACCGCGACTCCGCCGGCCGACGGAGAGATGTATCTCACCGTGACCACGGACGTCGGCGTGTTGGTCAATGATGCGTCGGCCGCGTACGCCGGTCATCAGGTCTTCGTCGATGCCGCCGGCAACTTCACGATCGACATTCGCCGACCGTCTTCGAATATGGACGTCACCGCCACGGTGGACGTGCTCGCCGTGGACGGCTCGGTGGCCGACTCGACCACCATCGACTTCACCGCGTTCGCCGGTGCTCCGCCGCGACGGTTCGACTTCAACCAAGGTGCCAGCGGTCTGACCGCCGCCGACTTCACGGCGGTGGCCCACAACAACTTGTTCAACGGGGACTTCGGCTGGCAAACCACAGTCGCGCCGTTCGACTTCTTCGCCGCGAACTCGGCCACGCCGTTGTTGCGGCGGGACGGAGCCCGCGGCAGTGCCCCCGGCACCTTCCAAGTCAGTGCCGACATCGGGACCGATTACGATCTCCGCGTGTATGTCGGGTCGCGGTTCGTGCCGACGCAAGTGCAAGTCTCGGTCGAAGGCGGTGCGTTCACCGCCACGTCGGCGGCGGTCGGTGGGAACACCTTCACCACCGTCACACTCTTGGGCGTCAGCGATCAAAACGCCGATGGCATCATCGATATTGCTCTCTCCGGTGTCGGAGGCAGTTGGTGGGTCAACGGGCTGGATATCGCGGAATCCGCCAGCGGTCTGCCGCCGGCCGCTCCGCTGACCTTCGCCGGAGAAGCCGGTGACGGAGCCGCCACGGTCTCGGCGTCCGCTTTGGAAACGATCGCCACCGCCGCCATCACCCGCCTCGCCGCCGCCGGGGAAGACGTCTCCGGCTTGGCCGGCGTCGAGTTCCAAATCACCGATCTCAATGACCAACACGCCCTGGGCCTGGCCGGTTCCCGAGTGATCTTGATCGATGACGACGGCTTCGGCCACGGTTGGTTCGTCGACCAAACTCCGCTCGTCGATGAAGAGTTCACGCTCGTCACTGGCTCCGAACTCTCCGCAACCCACGCCGCTGCCGCCGATCAAGTCGACCTGCTCACCGTCGTGATGCACGAACTCGGCCACATCCTCGGCTACGGCGATCTCGACGCGGCCACCAACCCCAATGAGCTAATGACCGGCGAACTCGGCCTCGGCACCCGCCGCCTGCCATCACCAACCGCGAACGCGGACGCGGACTCGTCCACCGAGTCCACCAGCGCAAGCGACAGCGGTGTGAACGCAAGCGAACCCGCCGCCGTCGGTTTCGAGGCGAACACCAATGATGGCATCGACGGAAGCGAAAGCGCCCCGGTCGACGACGAGTCCTGGACCACCAGCGATTCGCCCGAAAACACCCCGACCGACCCAGCGGAAAGCACCGAGGAACTGCGAGATACCGTCTTCGCAGCCCTCCTCGAAACCGCAAAAACCAAAACCCCCTGGGACCTCTTCGAAACCCCCACCCTCTAACAAACCCACCCCACCCCAACACCCGGGGTTAACCCCGGGGGCTAATCCCGCGGCCTCAATTACTTCGAGGCCGCGGTTTTCTTTTGCCACCACCCGTTCTCGTCAAAACCACCCAGAATCGCAATACCTCCGCTACGCGCTCACTGGCTGGGGTAGTTGTGTCCTATCGACAGAGAGTTGGCGCTTCAATGTTAACTGTGGGAAACAGAACAGACTGTCGAACCAACTCGATCAATACCAAAGTGACAGGAAGGTCTCGTTTTCCCTGGAAAACACGTGAGATTTACGCTGTATGGGAAGTTGAGCAAAGTGTTTCGCAAACTGAACATCGTTGGCACGCAAGGTGCATAAGTAGTCGTCGGCAACTGGCCAGTTGTTAAACAAAGAGCGGCACCTGACCTGGGTGTGCAACTTCAGTCAGGCACCGCCGCGTCAAAACACACATGTTTCTATCTTAACGGAAAACCATCAAATGAAAACTCTTGCTCAATTGTGGAACGACGAAGCTGGCTTCATCGTTTCCAGCGAACTTGTGCTGATCGCGACGATCGTCGTCATCGGCTTGATTGCCGGTCTGACTGCTGTCCGTGACGCTGTCGTTGGCGAACTCGCCGACGTTGGTGCCGCTGTCGGCGACGTCAACCAAAGCTTCTCCTTCGGTGCGATCACCGGTCACTGCTCCAGCACCGCTGGCTCGATCTTCTCCGACGAAGGCGACTTCTGCGAAATCGACGACGCCAACAACGACACCCCGGCAATCGCCGCTCAGTGTATCGACATCTGTATCGTCGCTGCGACTCCAGAATAATTCGGTCGAGCGTTGCAGTTGAATGCAGCGGTTCAGCGAGGCAACTTGTCCGGTTGCCTCGCTGACTTCCTTGATCGGTGAAATCAGTCAAAAACGATTCGTACGGGGCCATTTCTAAACACTACTTGGCGACAACCATCTCGCAACAATGATGGGTGGCTTCAGCTCTGGAATAGTTTTTGCGGAATCGAAGTTGGTTCTTCGAGGCTCTCGGAGAACCAACATTTTCTTGGGTTTGTAATTCGCAACAGGTAACAAACCGTGACAATTTCTCGTCGAACACATCTACTACGGCGTTTGTTAGACGACGAGCGGGGTGTGATTCAGCCGGTCATGTACGTGTTTCTGGTTGCAGTTGTGTCGATCGGTGTGATTGCCGGCTTGACTGCGGTTCGCGATTCCGTGGTGCAGGAATTCGGCGATCTGAGCTTGGCCCTGCAAAACATCGATCAGAGTTACACGGTCAACTGCACAATCAACGGGACTGTTTTCAGTTTCGGATTCGTCGATGGCGCACCGGTCGCGGACCCGGACGGTTCGGAACCGGCGGGAATTGACATTTGTCTGCCGGCGACTCAGGAAGCTTTTGGTGTTGGCGGCGGTGGCGGTCCGCTTGACGCAACGCCTGAATAGATTCACCGGTGTTCGGTACATCGATTGCACTGCAAATACAACGGCTGAATGATGCGGAAAATTCAGTCAGTCACTCTCTCTTTCGTACTCAATAAAACCTCAGTGTTCCCAAGGCGTGTGATCGCATTTGGGTAGGAGAATGAGCGGATGGCTCGAGTTAGTTCAGGTACATTGACCATTCTCGTGTTCGCCGTGATGGTCGGTCTCGGCGGAGCGTATGTCGTTCGGCAGAACATCGAAACCCGCCCGGCGTTGCCTCCGGTGCCGCAGGCTCCGGCAAGTAATTTCATCGTTCCTGTGGCCGCCTATGAGTTTGAGTCCGGACAGACGGTGACTCAAAATGGAATTGCCATGTTGCAATTTACGCCAGAGCAATTCACGAAAAGCAAATATGCGGGAATGCCTTATATGCGGTCGGTCACCCAGATCGAAGATCGAGTTCTGCGGACGGATATGAAGCAGGGGGAGGCGTTTTTGACATCGAACTTCTACCCTGATGGTTCGGGGCCGGGGATTGCGGATCGTTTGGAAGAAGGTTATCGAGCGGTCACCGTGCCGATTGAAGATGTGGGTGCCGTTGAGGGGTTCGCTCGTCCGGGTAGTTATGTGGATGTCTTGTTCCGCTCTGAAGTGACGGAAGATCGCCCGGAGGTAACAGTAACCCTTCTGGAGCGCATCCAAGTGTTATCAGTCAATCGCAACATCATCGCGGAAAAAAGTGTTGATGTCGAAAACGATGGCCGGGTGACGTTGGCGGTCACGCCGATGCAGGCAAAGGTGCTTAAGGTGGTTGAAGGTCGTGGCCAACTGTCGTTGACGCTGCGAAACCCGAACGACGAACTCGACACGATGCCAGTCGATGTTCGTGATCCCCGGCTCAACCCGAACGATCGTCTGCGAGCGATGGCACAAGCGATGGCCCGGAACCCGAACGTTGGTCCGGCTGGTGTCATGCCCGTTCAGAAACTTCAGCCCGCAGCCACACAAGCGAGCACTTGGCAGTACGGCACCGATCGTGTTCTCGCGGGTTCCGACCAAGTCAGTCTGGATGACTTGCTGGGCACGCCTCCGAAACCGAAGCCCGTGCAAATGGAAGTCTATCGCGGCGGACAAAAAGACGTGCTGACATTCGAGCAACCGGCGTCGGTCGCTGCTCCTGGTCGCATGATCAACCGCCCGACGATTTCGACACCACTCGTCGGGCCGAAACCGCAAAAGAAATACGGTCGCCAAATGCAAACCGTCTCGTCGGAAGATGAACCGGTCGGTTCCACGATGGCGGGTGGTTAAATCGGCGGGGCGGTGTGAAGTACGTTCCGGGAAGCGGGTATTGAAAACCCAACGGTTCTCGAATTTGTCGCGAGTTTCAGAGATCGAGCAACGGTCTAGGCAGGAGTGTTTCGGTGGCGTCCATGCAGTCGCGAACGGTCATGGTGGAGCCTTCGGATGATCACGAGTTGGTCGACGAAAGCGAACTCCGATTCCAGAAACTTAAGGTCCTTGTTCACGAGCGATTGGTCGATGCACTCGACTTGTCGATGCTCGCCCATATTCCGCAGGCCGAATTAGAAACGGAAGTTCGGGCCGTCGGTGCCGAAGTGGTAGCCGAGGAAGCTCCGAATATTTCCGCCGAGGACCGCACGCGGTTGCTCGACGAACTCTACGACGAAGTGTTCGGACTCGGGCCAATCGAAGCCCTGATGAAAGATGACCACATCAGCGATGTGTTGGTTAATCATCCGCATGAAGTCTACGTCGAACAGCAAGGGCGGTTGGAGCGGTCGGATGTCATTTTCGCCGACAACGATCACCTCATGCGAATCATTCAACGGATCGTTTCGAGAGTCGGCCGCCGGATTGACGAAGTCAGCCCGATGGTGGATGCACGGTTGCCCGATGGAAGCCGAATCAACGCGGTCGTGCCACCACTCGCACTCGATGGGCCGACGTTGTCGATTCGTCGCTTCGGTAAACGGCCGTTGCAAGTTGAAGATTTGATCGACAGCCACTCGATTCATGCCGACATGGTTGAGTTTTTGGCGGCCGCCATCGAAGCTCGGGTGAGTTTCCTGATCTCTGGTGGAACGGGTGCCGGAAAAACGACCTTGATGAACGCACTGACGCAATTCATCCCTGGCGACGAGCGGCTAATTACGGTGGAGGATTCGGCCGAGTTGCGGCTGCTGCACCGACACGTCATCCGAATGGAAACTCGTCCCGCAAACACCGAAGGCACTGGTGAGGTGTCGCAACGTTCGCTCGTTCGCAACAGTTTGCGGATGCGTCCGGACCGCATCATCATTGGGGAAGTTCGGGGAGCGGAAGCTCTCGA from Thalassoroseus pseudoceratinae carries:
- the cpaB gene encoding Flp pilus assembly protein CpaB; the encoded protein is MARVSSGTLTILVFAVMVGLGGAYVVRQNIETRPALPPVPQAPASNFIVPVAAYEFESGQTVTQNGIAMLQFTPEQFTKSKYAGMPYMRSVTQIEDRVLRTDMKQGEAFLTSNFYPDGSGPGIADRLEEGYRAVTVPIEDVGAVEGFARPGSYVDVLFRSEVTEDRPEVTVTLLERIQVLSVNRNIIAEKSVDVENDGRVTLAVTPMQAKVLKVVEGRGQLSLTLRNPNDELDTMPVDVRDPRLNPNDRLRAMAQAMARNPNVGPAGVMPVQKLQPAATQASTWQYGTDRVLAGSDQVSLDDLLGTPPKPKPVQMEVYRGGQKDVLTFEQPASVAAPGRMINRPTISTPLVGPKPQKKYGRQMQTVSSEDEPVGSTMAGG
- a CDS encoding CpaF family protein, whose amino-acid sequence is MQSRTVMVEPSDDHELVDESELRFQKLKVLVHERLVDALDLSMLAHIPQAELETEVRAVGAEVVAEEAPNISAEDRTRLLDELYDEVFGLGPIEALMKDDHISDVLVNHPHEVYVEQQGRLERSDVIFADNDHLMRIIQRIVSRVGRRIDEVSPMVDARLPDGSRINAVVPPLALDGPTLSIRRFGKRPLQVEDLIDSHSIHADMVEFLAAAIEARVSFLISGGTGAGKTTLMNALTQFIPGDERLITVEDSAELRLLHRHVIRMETRPANTEGTGEVSQRSLVRNSLRMRPDRIIIGEVRGAEALDMLQAMNTGHEGSLTTIHANDTRDALARLELMVAMAGFELPIPVVRQYIASGIALVVHLSRLKGGVRRVMRISEITGLRDGGLHMEDIFGFEQTGVDDTGIAQGEFFVTGYRPMCLSRLRAAGIRLPDEMFDKRHIPVRS